The DNA segment CATGAGCAGACTAAGGTGCTGTTGGAGACTTATGCTAGAGAGTCTGATCAGGCCATCGTCAAGCCCTTCATGCTCATCATCGCCAAGGATACCACTCATGCCGGCCAGTTGATGCAAATGATCCGGAGAGAGGACTTCTTCGAGGGCCGCTACAAGGCCAAAGTGATTCAGGTGGACTCCAGCAAGACGGGTGCCGAGGCGGACGAGGTGATCGAGCGCTTGCTGAAGGTGGAACATGCCGACGAGCCGACGGAGATCGTGATTCATGTGAATATGCTCAAAGAAGGATGGGATGTCACCAATCTCTATACCATCGTACCGCTGCGGGCGGCTAACGCCAGAATCCTCATCGAGCAATCCATAGGACGCGGCTTGCGGCTGCCTTATGGCAAGCGCACCGGCGTTGCTGCCGTCGACCGACTGAATATAGTGGCACACGATAAATTTCAGGAGATCATTGACGAGGCAAACCGGGCCGATTCGCCGATTCGATTGCAGGCCATTGTCCTCGCCCCGGAGGACCTGACTCAGAAAACGAAGACGGTGGTTTCGCCATCGCGGCTTGACACCATGCTCGGCATACGCCCCCTCAACGTCTCAGCTACAACTGTGATTGCCGGTGCCGATAAGCCCAAAACATTTGCAGACCCGGAAGAAGAACACATTGCTCAAGTCACTCGCGATGTCATCCGCAAGCTGGAAAGCCAACCTCAGAAGCTGCCAAGCCTATCTCATCTGAGCAAACCCGAGATTCAGGCGGAAGTGATGCGCGGAGTTGCCGCTCAGTATCGTCCTGCTCAATTGGAGATGAAGGGGATCAGGAGGCAACCAGATATTGGCGCCATCGTGCAGAAGACGTCGGCAATGGTCATTCAGCAGACCATCAGTATCCCGCGCATCATCATGGTGCCCAGAGGCGAGGTGAAATGTGGTTTCAAGCCTTTCACACTGGAACTTGGCACGCTCAACTATCAACCGCCTTCGGAGGAACTGTGGGTCCAGTACTTGCGCACGGGTGGGATGGAAGTGATAGGGTTGGGCAAAGGCGGCATTCGAGAGGCGAGATTGGAGGATTATGTGGTCAGCGGCCTGGTGGACTTCGACGATGTGGCCTACGATAACCACGCTGACCTGCTGTATGATCTGGCGAAGCAAACAGTGGAGCACTTCCGGAGTTATCTCTCGGAGGAGGACACGCGGAAGGTTTTGCGCTTGCATCAGAGAGAGATCGCGCGCTTCATCCATGCGCAGATGCAGCGACATTATTGGGAGGGACCAGTTGACTACGAAGTCGTGGTAAGGCAGGGTTCCACTGAGTTGAAGCAAAGCGTCTACACTCAGTCCGAACCGACTAAGGATTTTCGCCAATCTCCAGAGGATAAAAGCAATATGTCCGGATACCTCTTCGGTGGTTTCCAGAGATGTCTCCACTGGGTCGAGAAGTTCGATTCGGAAGCGGAGCGCATTCTTGCCGTCATCCTCGATCGGGAGGCAAGCAAGTGGTTCAAACCGGCCAAAGGGCAATTCGGGATAATTTACAAGTCCGGGGCGGATTATCCGGAATATCAGCCTGACTTCGTGGCTGAGACTAAGGACGTTATTTATATGCTCGAACCGAAGGCAAGGAATCAGATGGACAATGACGATGTGTTGGCCAAGCGAGATGCCGCGGTCACGTGGTGCGAGCGCGCGAGTGCTTATGCAGCAAGTTGCGGTGATAAGCCCTGGAGATACGCGCTTATTCCTCACGATTTGATCAAAGAAAACATGACGCTTGAATGGCTGGTTCAAACTTCCGGCCTCACGAAATGAGCGAACAAGGACCGACCCTTAATGTCCCCTGCGGGGTGGTTACTGGCTAGGATGAGAATCGACCCACGAGGAGAATGAGGTGCGTAAACTCATTACGATGGCGATAGCATATGATTTCGATGGGACCCTTTCACCGGGGAATATGCAGGAACATAGCTTCCTTCCGGATATTGGGCTGACACCGAACGAGTTCTGGAGTCTGGCGGATCAACTTGCCAAGGAACATGAGGCGGATAGCGTCCTAACGTATATGAATCTAATGCTGAAGAAGGCAGCGGGGGCAGACGTCCGAGTTAGAAGAGAAGATTTCAGGAGTCATGGAAGCTCAGTCAAACTGTTCAAAGGTGTCCCATCATGGTTTGAGCGTATCAATGATTATGGGAAGCACGTAGGACTCAAAGTGGAGCACTACGTCATTTCCTCCGGTCTCCGTGAAATGATAGAAGGCACAGCCATTGCGCATCAGTTCAAGATGATCTACGCTTCGGCTTTCAAGTACGACGCAAATGGCGTAGCTGAATGGCCAGCATTGGCAATAAACTTCACAACAAAAACTCAGTACCTGTTTCGCATAAACAAGGGTGTTCTCGATGTGTATGACAACAAGAAGATCAATGAGTTTGTGCCAATGGAAGAGCGCCCAATTCCGTTCGGACGCATGATCTTTATCGGTGATGGTGAAACGGACATCCCCTGTTTCAGCTTGGTCAAAGGCTTGGGTGGGCATTCAATTGCTGTTTACAAGCCCAGGACTAGAGACGCCATGGGGAAAGCACTGAGATTGGTTGACGATGGCCGTGTGAATTTTGTGGCTCCGGCGGACTATTCTAAGGGGAGCAGACTTGACACTATCGTTGGGGCAATAATGGAGAAGATCGCTCGTGACTGTGAACTGGATTTTCTCGGCAAGCAGGAATAACCTGTTGAAGTCTTCGATCTCATGGAATGGTCTCCCAAAATAAGACCACGCCGTCTTTTCCGGACTTGAATTGGGGGATCGCTACTAATAGATGAACTTGAACAAGCCCCGCGAAGTTGTGGGAAGTGCCCGTGCCAAATGCTCGAGGTGGAACACTTACCGTCGAGCCTATACGGGTTCGCCTGACTGGCCGGTCATTCTGCATTTGCGGAAGAAAATGTTCCTCAGAGCTGCAACGACAGCATGTCTTCATTTGGCACATGGCATAGTACTTGATGTTGGCACAGGGCCGGGGCGATTGCCTCTTCTCTTAGCTGAGCAGGCCCCGAATCTTACATGTATTGGTATCGATATTGAAGAGGTCCTCCTCCGCGATGCCGTAAGAGACGCGCGCCAGAATCAAGGGCATGATCGCATCTCCTTTTTGAAAGCTGATGCTTGTGCGCTCCCTTTTCAGGATCAGTCCTTTGATGCTGTGATCAGTATGTTTAGTCTCCACTTGTGGTCATATCAGGACAAGGCGGTTGCGGAGTTGCGCCGAGTGCTTAAGGACGAGGGGTTAGCTGTGGTTATGGTGGGCAGGCGGTATGTATGTCATAGAAAGTTTTGGACGTTGGATTATGTGACAAAGGACTCTGCTAAGAGCATGAAGGTACTACTTCATGACGCTGGCTTTGGCGATGTGGAAATAACATATTTTGAATATGGGGCGATGCAAATAGTCGGTCAGAAGTAGGTCTGGGTGTGAGAGCAGACAATCGCCCGTTGCCCTTACAGCTTATGGTCCTGTGCTATGTCCGTGTGCAGATCATCAGAAACACAGTGCAGCATCTGGAAAAAACTCGAATCCCGGAAAGGAGACGAGTGAGACCGATTCAACAAATCTCGGAATTGTCAGATCAATTTGCACATTATAGCGCTTTTAGGCTGTGGGTCAACCTTTCGTAACCCGATTTGGTGACTAGCACGGTATCCTCGATGTCAATGCCACCCCATCCCGGCACAACCAGTTTGGGTTCGATGGCCAAAGTCATTCCCGGTTGCAGCACCGTCTTGTTACGAGGCGCGATCAAAGGTTGTTCATCGATCTCCAGACCTACCCCGTGGCCGACGTATTCCACACCGCATTGTCCGTATCCCATGAAATAGTCGAAGCAATCATACTTGAGGGCAATCCTCTTGGCGGCATCATATATTTCGCTCACGGCTGCCCCCGGCTTGACGGCCTCGATAGTCTCGGTCTGTATCTCCCGGGTGATCTTGAACATCTCCTGCTGTTTAGCGTCAGCCTTTCCGAGAACGAAGGTTCTGGCCTCATCAGCATGGTATCCCTGATAGACGGTGCCTTTGTTGACGATCACCAGGTCCCCCTGTTTGAGGGAGCGCAGGGATGAGCCGTAAGGATGGGCGGGACTTGTGCCCACTGAGGAAATAGCGACGGCACCCCCGCAAATCTGATCCGTGTTCGGGCCTGAAGCCACCAACCCGAAGCAGCCCGAACCTGCCAGCATTCTGACCGACATGGCCTCCTCTGCGCCGATAGCCCGCTGCACCCTTTCGATCTCGCATTGAATCTCCATTTCGGTGATACCTTCTTTGAGCATTTCTCGGCATCTCTCGAATCCCTGGCGGGAGATGGCACTGGCTCTTTTGAGGAGTTTGATTTCCGCATCTGACTTGACCATCCGGGCGCTCAAGATGGCAGGGGAGATGTCTTCTATTTTGCAGTGAGGCAACAGACAGAGTAACTTATCCCAGAGGTTCGCGGAAATTAGGTCTTTTTCTACACCGATCGTTCTAGCTCCTGGGGCGATCTCGGCCAGCGCTATGATGAGCTTCTCCATGCCCTGGAAGCGCCTTATGTTGTCAGGTGGCAACCAACTGTCCCTCAGGGCCACGTCGATGCCCATTCTGACGAAAAGCGTAGGATCACCGGCGTTGGGTATGAGCAGGGTGGAATACGCTGCTGTTCCGGCAAAATAGTAGACATCCGGGTGATCGAAGACAAGGGCCACATCGATGTTTTGCCCGGCCATCCGGCTTCTCAGGTTAGCAAGCCTGGAGCGGTATTCCGCTGGTGCTATGTCGATCCGCTGGTTCATAGACCTCCTTATCTGCTAGGCGGGTTGTGTAGTTAGGGAAGCTCTGATTCAAGTAGTCATAAAATGTCTTCCGGCTGTTTATGTCCTCTGAAATCGAGGTTTAAAAGCCAGATTTGGCTGGCTTTCTATCTCCACCCCATTTTTTCGGGGAGAAATTCGTGATTTTGCGCAAACTAAGCCTTCATCAACAGTAAACCTCTGCGAACCAGATACAAGTTGGCTAGGGAAAATTGAATGAATACCTGGGCAGCATTCTTTGCCAGACCTTTGTATCGCGCCTTCCGATAACCCCTCAGATGCTTGACGACCAGAAAGACGCTCCCCGTTTGCCCGTGTCCGATCTCGGTCGTGATTCCAGTCCCGGTCAACTTGTGTTAGCGGATATCCTGTCGTTCCTCTACGATCAATATGCCACTCAATCCCCCGGGATTCAAATGCTTCACTCTTTCTCAAGTGACCGTTTCTAGTAGACCACTTCACTCACACAACATCAAGCCTTTTTCGGAAATGTTGCCCATGTCAGTGTGACATACTCAGAGGCGACACTCACTCATTTTGTCTGCTGTTGTAGATCGGCTATTCTTCCTGCATAATATTCACAAAAATAGACCACCCGCAAAGGCAAAGAGACGAAGCAGCGGAACATCAAAGGCGATGAACGCCCATACAGTAACAATGATGAGTTTCTGCCCATGGACCTGCCCTATCCCCGTCCATCATAAAGTCGATCGCATCGTTTCTTGAGAGGTGTTCTGTCGCATCCCCGAGTTCACGGACCAAATGAGACAAACAAAAGCCTGCGCTCCATGATTTGATCGGGCTGGCATGTGGGTCGAAACACTCAACAGGCAGAAGCGGCTTTCATATCAGATTCCAATGGTTGACCGAACCAATTGTTTGGTCATGGGGGTGTCGGTTTCCGGATTGGCAAAAGAGCTTTACCGACTGTCGAAAAACTCGTCTTCTCGCCAAATTCAAGCCTTTTCCACGTTCAGAAACTGGCATCGAAGAACAGTTTTCAAGCTTTCTCGACAGTCTCTTTGGGCGCACTCCGTTCGGTTGTCAAAATGGACATTGGGGTGGGTCAAGAAAGTGGCTCCTTCCTGCTGACAATACTGATTGCTATGGCGCCAATGCCGATTGCTATAGCGCCTATCAAAGCTATCACCCAGCCAATGTGGGGAGTAATGTCTATTCTTAAATCCCAAACCCGATAAGCCACACGGAAGTAGACAAAGTTCGCAATTATTACCACAGCAGATAATACGCTAAGCCAGCCCCAGAGCTTCTTGAATTGTTGGCCGGTGGCTAAAGCATAGGTTGTAGAGAGGATGGCAATGGATGCAAGAACGATCATAAGAATAAGGGGCAGAGTGGTCCCAGACCAGTGAGCCCCCGAATTAGCAATGAGGGAGGAATTGTTAAGAAAGTCGAATTTAAGGAAGGAATCATTACCACTAGCATATGAGGTATGTACGGAATACCAGTCCAGAGCCAAGGAGCTTAGCATCATTATGGCTCCAGTTATAATAGTCAGGAAACCCATGGCGATCCCTCTCTGTACCAATGCTATCTGTGCAATCGCTCTCGGTAATAAGGCTACCTGCGAATGTGGCTTCTTCTTGCTGCCAATACCGATTGCTATAGCGCCAATCAAAGCTACTACCCAGCCAATGTGGGGACGGACGTCTTCGCTATATTCTTTACCCGAATAGACCACAAGCAAATAGAGGAAGTTTGCAAGTAATGCCGCAGCAGACAATAAGCTAAGCCATATCCAGAGCCGTTTGAAGCGTCGGCCAGTAGCTAAAGCATAGAATGTGGAAAGGATGGCAATGGATGCAAAAACGATTACAAGGATAAGTGGCAGAGCGGCCCCATACCAACTAACCCAATAATCCACGGAACTGGAGTGGCGAAGATCGTCGAAATCAAGGAAGAAAAATTCGTAACCATATACGGTGTACCAGACCAGAGCCATGGCGGTTAGCATCATTATGGCTCCGGTAATAATGATAAGGAAACCCAGGGCGACCTCTCTTGGTAACAACGCTGCCTGTGAGAGTGGCTTCTCTGATTCTGTTGATGGAGGTGTTACACTATGCATGATCTGTCCAGGCTGCCTGACGCTCGAATCAGGAGAGACTTTCATACCAGAGTCCAATTGTTGACGAGATCGCAGGTTCGGCCAGAGGGGTACCGTTCTCCCTATTGACAAGGGGAGGGTTTATGGGTGTTGTACGCTACGTTTTGTGTGCTTCTGGGCTATTAGCCGGTGTAACCCATGTAGCCCAAGGAAGACACACAGATAAACAGGCGCAGCCAATATCAGCCAGACTTGCCAGAGGGAGTGTGATTTCTCCAGCTCTCCTGAGATAACAAAATAGAAGAATGCGATTACCAAGAATGTTGGTACGCTTGCGAATAATCTCCAGATGCCTGCTGATGTTATCAAGGCAAGGTACTGAAGTAAGACAAACAGCACGAAGAGAAGCAAAGTCATTTTTTCCCTTCATTATGATAGGTGAGGAGACGCTCTGATAGGGCTGCCTTGGACCGGTTAGCTCTTCCCGATCCTGAACATCTTGGTGCCGCAGGCTGGGCACACACCCTGTGTCGCTGGCTTTCCGTTCTTCATGGTGATGGCCTTCGGATTCTTGATCTCCTGCTTCACCCGACACTTGACACAGTAAGCTTGCATAGGCGCCTCCTGTATGAGTCGTGAATGATAGAGCATCCAAACTTGGGATGTCAATTGGAGGCAGGCAACAGTGTAGAACGAGCGATGGAGTAAACATTAAGTTGTTTTGTCACTTTTTGGGTAAATATGCGACTACGCAGTTCCCTACCCCGTCTCACAATAAATCACTTCTACCGTCAGATGTAACAGTCACAGGCTCATGGCTTGAGCGCCTCACTAGGATTGTATGAAGGACGTTTGACATGAGTATCATCATCCTGCCTTTCACCGATGACGACCGGGAATAGAATCATGAGCAGAAAACCGGATAAGGGCCAATGGCTTGCATGCCTTTCTGGTGCTGAAACATCTGTGGGTTTATCTGAAAGTGCGATGCAAAGCCTACTCAAAAAGCCCCGAATCCGTGGATTGTTGCCGAAG comes from the Dehalococcoidia bacterium genome and includes:
- a CDS encoding DUF5679 domain-containing protein; protein product: MQAYCVKCRVKQEIKNPKAITMKNGKPATQGVCPACGTKMFRIGKS
- a CDS encoding Xaa-Pro peptidase family protein, which encodes MNQRIDIAPAEYRSRLANLRSRMAGQNIDVALVFDHPDVYYFAGTAAYSTLLIPNAGDPTLFVRMGIDVALRDSWLPPDNIRRFQGMEKLIIALAEIAPGARTIGVEKDLISANLWDKLLCLLPHCKIEDISPAILSARMVKSDAEIKLLKRASAISRQGFERCREMLKEGITEMEIQCEIERVQRAIGAEEAMSVRMLAGSGCFGLVASGPNTDQICGGAVAISSVGTSPAHPYGSSLRSLKQGDLVIVNKGTVYQGYHADEARTFVLGKADAKQQEMFKITREIQTETIEAVKPGAAVSEIYDAAKRIALKYDCFDYFMGYGQCGVEYVGHGVGLEIDEQPLIAPRNKTVLQPGMTLAIEPKLVVPGWGGIDIEDTVLVTKSGYERLTHSLKAL
- a CDS encoding type III restriction endonuclease subunit R, producing the protein LLMDESHRYRASAGVRAINELKPLMGLELTATPFVETGKGAVAFKNVIIDYPLGKAMADGFVKEPAVVTRKNFHPAGMSPEEIERLKLEDGVRLHEQTKVLLETYARESDQAIVKPFMLIIAKDTTHAGQLMQMIRREDFFEGRYKAKVIQVDSSKTGAEADEVIERLLKVEHADEPTEIVIHVNMLKEGWDVTNLYTIVPLRAANARILIEQSIGRGLRLPYGKRTGVAAVDRLNIVAHDKFQEIIDEANRADSPIRLQAIVLAPEDLTQKTKTVVSPSRLDTMLGIRPLNVSATTVIAGADKPKTFADPEEEHIAQVTRDVIRKLESQPQKLPSLSHLSKPEIQAEVMRGVAAQYRPAQLEMKGIRRQPDIGAIVQKTSAMVIQQTISIPRIIMVPRGEVKCGFKPFTLELGTLNYQPPSEELWVQYLRTGGMEVIGLGKGGIREARLEDYVVSGLVDFDDVAYDNHADLLYDLAKQTVEHFRSYLSEEDTRKVLRLHQREIARFIHAQMQRHYWEGPVDYEVVVRQGSTELKQSVYTQSEPTKDFRQSPEDKSNMSGYLFGGFQRCLHWVEKFDSEAERILAVILDREASKWFKPAKGQFGIIYKSGADYPEYQPDFVAETKDVIYMLEPKARNQMDNDDVLAKRDAAVTWCERASAYAASCGDKPWRYALIPHDLIKENMTLEWLVQTSGLTK
- a CDS encoding HAD family hydrolase, whose protein sequence is MAIAYDFDGTLSPGNMQEHSFLPDIGLTPNEFWSLADQLAKEHEADSVLTYMNLMLKKAAGADVRVRREDFRSHGSSVKLFKGVPSWFERINDYGKHVGLKVEHYVISSGLREMIEGTAIAHQFKMIYASAFKYDANGVAEWPALAINFTTKTQYLFRINKGVLDVYDNKKINEFVPMEERPIPFGRMIFIGDGETDIPCFSLVKGLGGHSIAVYKPRTRDAMGKALRLVDDGRVNFVAPADYSKGSRLDTIVGAIMEKIARDCELDFLGKQE